From the genome of Clostridium sp. BNL1100, one region includes:
- the cobU gene encoding bifunctional adenosylcobinamide kinase/adenosylcobinamide-phosphate guanylyltransferase — MESEVSSSIILVTGGARSGKSTYAEKLAKEYGKDVLYVATAIPFDDEMKLRIKKHREQRPANWETVEAYKDMDILLEDKCRNKKAVLLDCITVMITNIMFEVCPDFDKIVQEDMIAVEEAVNIQMERLMVVARNSAIPFILVTNEIGMGIVPDTKSARLFRDIQGRVNQKLASAAKDVYLCVSGIPVKIK, encoded by the coding sequence ATGGAATCAGAAGTTTCAAGCAGTATTATATTAGTAACAGGCGGGGCAAGAAGCGGTAAAAGTACATATGCAGAAAAGTTGGCTAAGGAATACGGTAAAGATGTTCTGTACGTAGCAACAGCAATACCTTTTGATGATGAAATGAAGCTAAGAATAAAAAAGCACAGAGAGCAACGGCCTGCAAATTGGGAAACTGTTGAGGCTTATAAAGACATGGATATATTGCTTGAAGATAAGTGCCGAAATAAAAAAGCAGTTCTTCTGGATTGTATCACAGTAATGATTACAAATATAATGTTTGAAGTATGTCCTGATTTTGATAAAATTGTTCAAGAGGATATGATTGCAGTGGAAGAGGCTGTTAATATTCAAATGGAAAGACTTATGGTCGTTGCAAGAAATTCAGCGATTCCATTTATTCTGGTTACAAATGAAATTGGAATGGGTATAGTGCCGGATACTAAGAGCGCAAGACTCTTCCGTGACATTCAAGGCAGAGTAAATCAGAAACTTGCATCCGCTGCTAAAGACGTTTATTTGTGTGTGTCAGGCATTCCTGTAAAAATAAAATAA
- the cobS gene encoding adenosylcobinamide-GDP ribazoletransferase, giving the protein MIILKRFLLLLQFMTTIPIPVNQDVGDEDFGKGLALAPLIGLLIGGVVACAGYVLNMFFAPAISAVLVVITYILLTGGIHLDGLGDTFDGIFSNRPKEKILEIMRDSRVGTYAVLVTVCILGLNAVLIYFMISAHMYFTLVLMPVAGRIGSVVGAAVSEYARSEPGLGKSFIDYCGLKELIIALIISIITFFSFRGFTGVFLCIFMFLSAVLLVKFLGRKIGGATGDVLGAVCELNQTIFLIISYLLVFR; this is encoded by the coding sequence ATGATAATTTTAAAGCGTTTTTTACTTTTGCTTCAGTTTATGACTACAATTCCTATTCCTGTGAATCAGGATGTAGGCGATGAGGATTTTGGCAAGGGACTGGCCTTAGCACCGTTGATTGGTTTGTTAATAGGAGGGGTGGTTGCGTGTGCAGGTTATGTTCTGAATATGTTTTTTGCTCCCGCTATATCTGCCGTACTTGTAGTTATTACATACATACTATTAACCGGAGGAATTCACCTGGATGGCTTAGGTGACACCTTCGACGGTATTTTCTCCAACAGACCTAAAGAGAAAATACTCGAAATTATGAGAGACAGCAGGGTAGGAACATATGCGGTACTGGTTACTGTTTGTATCTTAGGGCTGAATGCGGTACTAATATATTTTATGATTTCAGCTCATATGTATTTTACTCTGGTACTTATGCCTGTAGCAGGAAGAATAGGCTCTGTTGTTGGAGCAGCCGTTTCAGAGTATGCAAGAAGCGAACCGGGGTTGGGAAAATCCTTTATTGATTATTGTGGATTAAAAGAGCTTATAATAGCATTGATAATCAGTATTATAACATTTTTTTCTTTTAGAGGATTTACGGGTGTTTTTCTCTGCATTTTCATGTTTTTATCAGCAGTGTTGCTGGTTAAATTTCTGGGTAGAAAAATCGGAGGTGCGACGGGAGATGTTCTCGGAGCTGTCTGTGAATTAAATCAGACCATATTTTTAATAATATCGTATTTACTGGTATTTCGTTAA
- the cobT gene encoding nicotinate-nucleotide--dimethylbenzimidazole phosphoribosyltransferase, which translates to MTFIEALNVIGELDIKMIQKAQKRLDSLTKPLGSLGRLEEIVKQLAGITGELFPCVKNKKIIIMCADNGVVEEGVSSCPKSVTSSVTQNFLKGFTGVNVLSRHSGADTFVVDVGVDDNIDCPGILSRKIRKGTWNIAKGPAMTRDEAIKAIETGIEVVGMLKEQGVNLLGTGEMGVGNTTTSSAVASVLTGYEIGEMIGRGAGLTQEGLINKAEVIKKAIDVNMPDPSDPIDVLAKVGGFDIAALTGCFLGAAAYRLPIMIDGFISAAAALAAIKIKPDCRNFILPSHGSAEPGNKRIMEVLDMTPMLMLEMRLGEGSGAALAFHVIDAAVAAYNEMGTFGDAQIEQYKPLD; encoded by the coding sequence ATGACTTTTATAGAAGCATTGAATGTCATAGGAGAGCTTGATATTAAAATGATACAGAAGGCACAAAAAAGATTGGACAGCCTGACGAAACCTTTGGGAAGCTTGGGCCGTTTGGAAGAAATCGTGAAACAGCTTGCAGGAATAACCGGAGAATTGTTTCCTTGTGTAAAAAATAAAAAAATCATAATAATGTGTGCAGATAACGGAGTAGTTGAAGAAGGAGTCAGTTCATGCCCTAAAAGTGTTACTTCTAGTGTTACACAAAATTTTCTGAAAGGCTTTACCGGAGTGAATGTTCTTTCAAGACATTCGGGAGCTGATACCTTTGTTGTAGATGTTGGTGTTGATGATAATATTGACTGTCCGGGAATATTAAGCAGGAAAATAAGAAAAGGTACATGGAATATTGCTAAAGGTCCTGCGATGACAAGAGACGAGGCTATAAAAGCTATCGAGACGGGAATTGAAGTTGTAGGAATGCTGAAGGAACAAGGAGTAAATCTCCTTGGTACTGGTGAAATGGGGGTAGGAAACACAACTACAAGCAGTGCTGTAGCATCTGTACTTACCGGATACGAGATAGGTGAAATGATAGGCAGAGGTGCAGGCCTGACCCAGGAAGGTCTTATCAATAAAGCAGAAGTTATAAAGAAAGCAATTGATGTAAATATGCCTGATCCATCCGATCCTATAGATGTACTGGCAAAGGTCGGAGGGTTTGACATTGCTGCACTTACCGGGTGTTTCCTTGGAGCAGCTGCCTACAGGCTTCCTATTATGATTGACGGATTTATCTCGGCTGCCGCAGCTTTGGCGGCTATAAAAATAAAGCCTGATTGTAGAAATTTTATTCTTCCTTCACATGGTTCTGCTGAACCGGGAAACAAGAGAATAATGGAAGTACTTGACATGACTCCCATGCTTATGCTGGAAATGCGTTTGGGAGAGGGGTCCGGGGCTGCGCTGGCATTCCATGTTATAGATGCTGCTGTTGCAGCCTACAATGAAATGGGGACTTTTGGCGATGCGCAAATTGAACAATACAAACCATTGGATTAG
- a CDS encoding DUF4177 domain-containing protein: MFEYKFVQATLGGFFTEANHHEIIDKYAKEGWRLVQVLPMYYNSHGKPTDYEIIFEREVGN, translated from the coding sequence ATGTTTGAATATAAGTTTGTACAGGCAACTTTAGGAGGTTTTTTTACTGAAGCTAATCACCACGAAATAATAGATAAATATGCTAAAGAAGGATGGAGATTGGTGCAGGTTCTACCTATGTACTATAATTCACATGGAAAACCAACTGATTATGAAATAATATTTGAAAGGGAAGTAGGCAATTAA